Proteins from a genomic interval of Terriglobales bacterium:
- a CDS encoding glycoside hydrolase family 2 TIM barrel-domain containing protein, protein MKRHLHTQLAICAVFQIWIAVSLAVVSASAVPSAQHSERVRVSNSFDSDWRFSKGDSADAETNQFDDAAWHTLNVPHDWSIEGPFDGANPAGAAGGFLPAGIGWYRKHFALPSDYSDRRVFIDFDGVMANSDVWINGFHLGKRPYGYVSFRYELTGHLNFGGTQSNLIAVRADNSGQPASRWYSGAGIYRHVRMVVTNQVHFEHYGTFITTPNVTAGQATVRVQSSVVNQSDTPQNVTLEITLLGPDQRPVQTVKSKSQTIAPGKPADFQQEITVRAPSLWDIEHPHLYRAIVRLRSGDVTFDDEDVTFGIRDFHFDAATGFWLNGRNLKIKGVCLHHDASALGAAVPLRAWERRLELLKQLGVNAIRAAHNPPAPEFLDLADRMGFLVMDEMFDAWTVAKNPYDYHLYFQDWSLRDAGDTVQRDRNHPSIVIYSVGNEIRDTTNAESAKQTLSSLVAVCHKFDPTRPVTQALFRPNVSHDYDNGLADLLDVVGQNYRENEILAAHQAKPSRTILGTENGHDYKAWLALRDNPPYAGQFLWTGVDYLGEAHVWPTVAAGAGLLDRTGTPRPLAFQRQSWWSEKPTVYITRRVHPIKVAPADAGNEAWMQRRVQVLFPDWTPQTNTGRDHEEDVEVYSNCDKVELFLNGKSLGSQPRPSDDTPRTWTVPFAPGTLKAVGTNRGKIAATHELQTAGKPAKLLLTTDREKIVASWDDVSYITATIVDENGVLVPDAGNLISFKTSGPGTIVAVDSGDNASHEPFQATERHAFQGRCFAILRASGSSGPIVINASAPGLANGTLTIQTVPQATGNE, encoded by the coding sequence ATGAAGCGGCACCTTCATACACAACTCGCCATTTGTGCAGTATTTCAGATCTGGATTGCAGTTTCACTCGCTGTGGTTTCGGCGAGTGCTGTTCCGTCGGCCCAGCATTCAGAGCGAGTGCGTGTCAGCAACTCGTTCGACAGCGATTGGCGTTTCAGCAAGGGTGATTCTGCAGACGCGGAAACAAATCAATTTGATGATGCCGCATGGCACACTCTGAATGTTCCCCATGACTGGAGCATTGAAGGCCCCTTCGACGGTGCCAACCCTGCTGGCGCCGCTGGTGGTTTCCTGCCCGCTGGCATCGGCTGGTATCGCAAGCATTTCGCCCTGCCATCAGATTACTCTGATCGCCGCGTGTTTATTGATTTCGATGGTGTCATGGCGAACAGCGACGTCTGGATCAACGGCTTCCATCTCGGTAAGCGGCCCTATGGATACGTCAGCTTTCGCTATGAACTTACCGGGCACCTTAATTTCGGTGGCACCCAAAGCAACCTGATCGCTGTGCGGGCCGATAACTCAGGCCAACCCGCCTCTCGCTGGTACAGCGGCGCGGGCATTTACCGCCACGTTCGCATGGTGGTAACCAACCAAGTCCATTTCGAACATTACGGAACATTCATCACCACGCCCAATGTTACTGCCGGCCAAGCGACGGTACGCGTGCAGAGTAGTGTTGTCAATCAATCGGACACGCCACAGAACGTAACACTCGAAATCACTTTACTCGGTCCTGATCAGAGGCCGGTGCAAACCGTTAAAAGTAAATCGCAAACCATTGCGCCGGGCAAACCCGCCGACTTTCAGCAGGAGATCACCGTGCGTGCTCCATCGCTTTGGGATATCGAGCACCCGCATCTCTATCGCGCAATCGTTCGTCTGCGTTCCGGAGATGTCACTTTTGACGACGAAGACGTCACGTTTGGTATTCGTGATTTTCACTTCGATGCCGCAACCGGCTTCTGGCTCAACGGACGCAACCTGAAAATCAAAGGCGTTTGCCTGCACCACGATGCCAGCGCGCTGGGCGCGGCAGTACCTTTGCGTGCCTGGGAGCGCCGGCTGGAATTATTGAAACAACTGGGTGTGAATGCGATTCGCGCCGCGCACAATCCGCCAGCACCTGAATTTCTTGACTTGGCCGACCGCATGGGATTCCTGGTGATGGATGAAATGTTCGACGCCTGGACTGTCGCTAAGAATCCTTACGACTACCATCTCTACTTTCAAGACTGGTCCCTTCGCGATGCCGGCGACACCGTGCAGAGAGACCGCAATCATCCCAGCATCGTGATTTACAGTGTGGGCAATGAAATTCGTGATACCACAAATGCCGAATCTGCCAAACAGACGCTCAGTTCACTGGTCGCAGTGTGCCATAAGTTCGATCCTACGCGGCCAGTTACGCAAGCGCTCTTTCGGCCCAACGTAAGTCATGACTACGATAATGGCTTGGCTGACCTGCTCGATGTTGTCGGCCAGAACTATCGTGAGAACGAAATTCTCGCCGCTCATCAGGCCAAGCCGAGCCGTACAATTCTGGGCACTGAAAATGGCCACGATTACAAAGCCTGGCTGGCGTTGCGTGACAATCCTCCATATGCCGGCCAGTTCCTCTGGACCGGTGTTGATTACCTGGGTGAGGCGCATGTATGGCCTACCGTCGCTGCCGGAGCCGGATTGCTGGACCGCACCGGTACGCCACGCCCGCTTGCCTTCCAGAGACAAAGTTGGTGGAGCGAAAAACCGACGGTGTACATCACCCGGCGTGTGCATCCAATCAAGGTTGCACCGGCAGATGCTGGCAACGAAGCTTGGATGCAACGGCGTGTACAAGTATTGTTCCCTGATTGGACGCCGCAAACCAATACTGGGCGCGACCATGAAGAAGACGTTGAGGTATACAGCAACTGTGACAAAGTCGAGCTTTTCCTAAATGGGAAATCCCTGGGCTCGCAACCGCGTCCTTCCGATGACACACCACGTACCTGGACTGTCCCATTTGCACCAGGAACACTTAAAGCGGTGGGAACAAACCGCGGCAAAATCGCCGCTACTCACGAACTCCAGACTGCTGGCAAACCAGCAAAACTTTTGCTCACTACCGATCGCGAGAAAATTGTCGCTTCTTGGGATGATGTTTCTTACATTACAGCCACAATCGTAGATGAAAACGGAGTCCTGGTGCCCGATGCCGGTAATCTGATCAGCTTCAAAACCTCCGGCCCGGGAACAATTGTGGCCGTAGACAGCGGAGATAATGCCAGTCACGAGCCGTTCCAGGCTACTGAACGTCACGCCTTCCAGGGGCGGTGCTTTGCCATTCTCAGGGCAAGCGGTTCCTCCGGCCCGATTGTTATCAATGCTTCGGCGCCCGGTCTTGCTAATGGCACGCTCACAATACAGACCGTTCCACAAGCTACTGGCAATGAATAA
- a CDS encoding glycoside hydrolase family 28 protein: protein MKKTVMTAFLVLLLTAGFTATAAATNHKKAYVITDFGAVGDGRTLNTNAIQTAIDRCAAAGGGVVIIPVGTFLSGAIFLKQGADLFIEKDGVLKGSTDLNDYPLVNTRWEGVEREWPAALVNATNLTGVELSGEGTIDGSGDQWLQLVQPHQGPVSPEDPSRRRPRLICFQESRRVRIKGLHLLNQAIWCLHVLYSEDVVVEDLNIRAAHNIPSSDGIDVDSSRHVRIRRCDIDVNDDDISIKSGKDADGLRVNRPSEDIVIEKCRFAYGHGGVAMGSETSGGIRNVEVRDSIAEADNWAVVRFKTQPNRGGIVENIVFRNIQMRDVRQAFEFNMEWRMVPPIAPPAKPLPVFRNITLINVTGTAKSAGVIRGLKDSPIQNIKFKNCNVSAEKGLVIEHAEKLDISGLKLTVKQGEPVINRDALGDKQ, encoded by the coding sequence ATGAAGAAAACCGTGATGACCGCTTTTTTAGTTTTGCTACTAACGGCAGGGTTCACTGCTACAGCCGCTGCCACGAACCACAAGAAAGCTTATGTCATCACCGACTTTGGCGCAGTTGGCGATGGTCGCACACTCAACACCAACGCGATCCAAACTGCAATTGATCGCTGCGCGGCCGCAGGTGGCGGAGTCGTGATAATACCAGTGGGCACATTCCTGAGCGGAGCGATATTCCTCAAACAAGGTGCTGATCTTTTTATTGAAAAAGACGGTGTGCTGAAAGGTTCCACGGACCTGAACGACTATCCGCTGGTCAACACTCGCTGGGAAGGAGTCGAGCGTGAATGGCCGGCGGCCCTGGTCAACGCCACCAATCTGACCGGCGTCGAACTTTCCGGCGAAGGGACGATCGATGGCTCGGGAGACCAATGGCTGCAACTTGTCCAGCCACATCAGGGCCCGGTGTCACCGGAAGATCCAAGCAGAAGGCGCCCACGACTGATTTGCTTTCAGGAAAGCCGCCGAGTGCGCATCAAGGGGCTGCACTTGCTAAACCAGGCGATCTGGTGCCTGCACGTCCTCTACAGCGAGGATGTAGTTGTGGAAGACCTCAACATTCGTGCTGCGCACAATATCCCCAGCTCAGATGGCATTGACGTGGATTCCAGCCGTCACGTTCGCATCCGCCGCTGCGACATTGACGTCAACGATGACGATATTTCCATCAAGTCGGGCAAAGATGCCGACGGGCTGCGGGTCAACCGGCCTAGCGAAGATATCGTGATCGAGAAATGCCGCTTCGCCTACGGACACGGCGGGGTCGCCATGGGAAGCGAAACTTCCGGTGGCATACGCAACGTTGAAGTACGTGATTCCATCGCCGAAGCGGACAACTGGGCCGTCGTCCGCTTTAAAACCCAGCCTAATCGTGGCGGCATCGTGGAAAACATTGTCTTCCGCAACATTCAGATGCGTGATGTGCGCCAGGCGTTTGAATTCAACATGGAGTGGCGAATGGTCCCACCCATCGCTCCACCGGCGAAGCCCTTGCCTGTATTCCGCAACATAACCCTCATCAACGTTACTGGCACAGCTAAGTCTGCAGGCGTGATCCGCGGTTTGAAAGATAGCCCGATTCAAAACATCAAGTTCAAGAATTGCAATGTGTCAGCAGAAAAAGGTCTGGTGATTGAACACGCCGAAAAACTCGACATCTCCGGGTTAAAGCTGACAGTTAAGCAGGGGGAACCCGTTATCAATCGAGATGCTCTTGGGGACAAACAATGA
- a CDS encoding DUF4982 domain-containing protein, producing MSQSRVVGIRFKKFLAAVCLVFLAFVTVADAAERTKYNFNPNWKVKAGDLDGAEKADFDDSSWKTVSTPYAWNEDDAFRKSIHDLPVGIAWYRKHFTLPPGSANQKIFLEFEGIRHAGEFYLNGKFIGRHENGVMAFGFDITDAAKPAPEENVLTARVDNSWTYREKASNSTFEWADRNFYANYGGINKSVYLHMTDRLYQTLPLYSTLGTTGVYVYAQDFDIKGGSARITAESQVKNEYSVAKKFTYEIRLEDLDGKTVAAFSGGSYTLAPDKTKTLTASAKVSGLHFWSWGYGYLYTVHSVLKVDGHAVDDVAIRTGFRKTEFSNGMVKLNDRVIHLKGYAQRTTNEWPAVGLSVPAWMSDFSNRLIVEGNGNLIRWMHVTPWKQDVESCDRVGLMEAMPAGDAERDATGRHWEMRVELMRDTIIYNRNNPSILFYESGNKGVSEEHMRQMKALRDQFDPHGGRAAGAREMLDSKVAEYGGEMLYINKSLTKPLWAMEYSRDEGLRKYWDDFTPPFHKDSPDYNRNQDSHAIEDVRRWYDYWRERPGTGERTNAGGVNIIFSDSNTHFRGEENYRRSGEVDAMRIPKDGYFANQVMWDGWVNVEEPRIHIIGHWDYAPGAEKNVYVVSSAEKVELFVNGESKGFGEQSYRFLYTFSNIKWQQGTVKAVGYDASGKKIAEAELKSTGTPVAIRLRIHTGPQGLLANGSDLALVDVEAVDVDGNRCPTVLNMIHFDLQGPAEWRGGIAQGPENYILSKDLPVEGGINRVILRAGPQAGKITLTAKSDGLRPASAEIISQPVQVTGGLSLEQRDAGLHTYLLRGPTPAGPSYQMSSAMVHIASTTAGANSEQAIRSFDDNETTHWENDGKLDTAWIEYAFDHPAMPDEVVMKLMSWRNRCYPIRITVNGKEVFAGTTPVSLGYVHLPLKPVTGTHMRIQLTAPAQGQGGINLTELADTKEGAATGVGLTSNGTLSIVEVEIHQAQTPRGN from the coding sequence ATGTCGCAATCGCGCGTCGTCGGTATTCGCTTTAAGAAATTTCTAGCCGCAGTCTGTTTGGTATTTCTGGCATTTGTCACTGTCGCCGACGCGGCAGAAAGGACCAAATACAATTTCAATCCGAACTGGAAAGTTAAGGCTGGTGACTTAGACGGCGCTGAAAAGGCAGACTTCGATGATAGCTCGTGGAAGACTGTCTCGACGCCCTACGCGTGGAACGAAGATGACGCGTTTCGCAAGAGCATCCACGATCTGCCGGTGGGTATTGCGTGGTACCGCAAGCATTTCACGCTTCCTCCCGGGAGTGCGAACCAGAAAATCTTTTTGGAGTTTGAGGGCATTCGTCACGCGGGCGAGTTCTACCTCAACGGCAAATTCATCGGGCGGCATGAGAACGGCGTCATGGCTTTTGGCTTCGACATTACCGATGCCGCGAAACCCGCACCCGAAGAAAATGTTCTGACGGCGCGCGTTGACAACTCCTGGACATATCGCGAAAAAGCATCCAACTCGACGTTTGAGTGGGCAGACAGAAACTTTTACGCTAACTACGGCGGCATCAATAAGAGCGTCTACCTGCACATGACTGACCGCTTGTATCAGACGCTGCCGCTTTATTCCACGCTTGGCACCACGGGCGTGTATGTCTACGCGCAGGATTTCGACATTAAGGGTGGGAGTGCGCGGATCACGGCGGAATCGCAGGTGAAGAATGAGTACTCCGTTGCTAAGAAATTCACGTACGAGATAAGGCTCGAGGACCTGGACGGTAAGACGGTTGCGGCCTTTTCGGGAGGAAGCTACACGCTGGCGCCCGACAAAACGAAAACCCTGACGGCTTCGGCGAAAGTGAGCGGGCTGCACTTTTGGAGTTGGGGGTACGGCTATCTTTACACGGTCCACAGTGTTCTCAAGGTTGATGGTCATGCGGTTGATGATGTGGCCATACGCACCGGTTTTCGCAAGACCGAATTTTCGAACGGAATGGTCAAGTTGAACGATCGCGTGATCCATCTGAAAGGGTATGCACAGCGGACTACCAACGAATGGCCGGCCGTGGGGCTTTCCGTGCCGGCGTGGATGAGCGACTTCAGCAATCGTCTGATTGTCGAAGGCAACGGCAACCTGATTCGCTGGATGCATGTGACCCCGTGGAAGCAGGACGTGGAGTCGTGCGACCGCGTGGGATTGATGGAAGCGATGCCTGCAGGCGACGCCGAACGAGACGCGACCGGACGGCACTGGGAGATGCGCGTGGAGTTGATGCGCGACACCATCATCTACAACCGCAATAATCCCAGCATCCTGTTCTACGAATCGGGCAACAAAGGCGTTTCCGAGGAACACATGCGACAGATGAAGGCGCTTCGCGACCAGTTTGATCCGCATGGCGGCCGGGCAGCAGGTGCGCGCGAGATGCTCGACAGCAAGGTAGCCGAGTACGGCGGCGAAATGCTCTACATCAACAAGAGCCTTACCAAGCCGCTGTGGGCGATGGAATACTCGCGCGATGAAGGTCTGCGCAAATACTGGGATGATTTCACTCCTCCGTTTCACAAAGACAGCCCGGATTACAATCGGAACCAAGATTCGCATGCCATCGAAGATGTGCGGCGCTGGTACGACTATTGGCGTGAGCGTCCGGGAACGGGAGAGCGGACGAACGCCGGAGGTGTGAACATCATCTTTTCCGATTCCAACACCCATTTTCGCGGTGAGGAAAATTACCGGCGCAGTGGAGAAGTGGATGCCATGCGCATTCCTAAAGACGGCTATTTTGCCAACCAGGTGATGTGGGATGGCTGGGTGAATGTCGAAGAGCCGCGGATACACATCATCGGGCACTGGGATTATGCGCCCGGCGCGGAGAAGAACGTGTATGTGGTTTCGAGCGCCGAGAAGGTTGAATTGTTCGTCAATGGCGAATCAAAAGGGTTCGGGGAGCAAAGCTACCGATTTCTTTACACATTTTCCAATATCAAGTGGCAGCAGGGCACGGTGAAAGCAGTGGGCTATGATGCGAGCGGTAAGAAGATCGCCGAAGCCGAGTTGAAGTCCACAGGTACGCCTGTGGCAATTCGCCTGAGAATACATACCGGACCTCAGGGTTTGCTGGCCAACGGCTCCGACCTGGCCTTGGTGGATGTTGAAGCTGTGGATGTAGACGGCAATCGCTGCCCAACGGTCCTCAACATGATTCATTTTGATCTTCAAGGGCCGGCGGAGTGGCGCGGTGGAATTGCGCAGGGACCGGAAAACTATATCCTCTCCAAAGACCTGCCGGTGGAGGGCGGCATAAATCGTGTGATCCTCAGGGCTGGGCCACAAGCAGGAAAAATAACGCTCACTGCCAAATCCGATGGACTTCGACCGGCTTCGGCCGAGATTATTTCTCAGCCGGTGCAGGTGACCGGAGGCCTCTCACTCGAACAGCGGGACGCAGGTTTGCACACCTATCTGCTGCGCGGCCCTACCCCGGCTGGTCCTTCGTATCAGATGTCGAGTGCCATGGTGCACATCGCTTCAACAACCGCGGGCGCGAACTCTGAACAAGCCATTCGGAGTTTCGACGACAACGAAACCACTCACTGGGAGAACGATGGCAAGTTGGATACGGCATGGATCGAATACGCGTTTGATCATCCGGCGATGCCCGACGAAGTTGTGATGAAACTCATGAGCTGGCGCAACCGGTGCTATCCGATTCGCATTACGGTTAACGGAAAAGAAGTATTTGCGGGTACGACGCCGGTCAGCCTGGGATATGTGCACCTGCCGCTGAAACCCGTTACGGGAACACACATGCGCATCCAGTTGACCGCGCCCGCGCAGGGCCAAGGCGGAATCAATCTGACCGAGTTGGCGGATACCAAGGAGGGCGCGGCTACCGGCGTGGGCCTCACCAGCAACGGAACACTGAGCATCGTCGAGGTGGAGATTCATCAGGCACAAACTCCTCGAGGCAATTGA
- a CDS encoding sugar ABC transporter ATP-binding protein, with amino-acid sequence MSNNGLLHASNITKSYDGVCALKGVSFELRAGEVHALVGENGAGKSTLIKIITGAVQADCGQIKVNGKTITHNSPNLAKSLGIAVIYQQPSVFPGLTVAENIALGLEKTEFWRTVDWKTRRRRASELLERISAKIDPDAEASELTMPQQQLMEIARALGANAKVLILDEPTACLSEKNTESLFRILQELRTQGVGIIYISHRLDELAVIADRVTVLRDGSVITTRSMSEVSRQELIHFMVGRELSAVFPKKTVPLGATVLELRQFKRPSTGGAGVNLSIRAGEIVGFAGLVGAGRTGLAKTIFGLTPAESGEILVHGKAVSVRTPEEAIRHGIAYLPEDRRHHGVIPQMSISTNITLASLNALVRRGAINFQSERETAIDYVRRFAIKTPAIFAPVATLSGGNQQKVVLSRWLATKPAVLILDEPTQGIDVGAKSEIHALMGELAAQGMAILMISSELPEILGMCDRVAVMCAGVIAGILERDEATQQKILGLALGHGAGEAMTPAADGSVL; translated from the coding sequence ATGAGTAACAACGGCTTGCTTCACGCCAGCAACATTACAAAATCTTACGACGGGGTTTGTGCGCTCAAAGGCGTTTCCTTTGAACTTCGCGCAGGCGAGGTGCATGCGCTGGTGGGTGAAAATGGAGCGGGCAAATCCACGCTCATCAAGATCATCACGGGCGCGGTGCAGGCGGATTGCGGCCAGATCAAAGTGAACGGCAAGACCATCACGCACAATTCGCCCAATCTTGCAAAATCATTAGGGATCGCAGTCATCTACCAGCAACCAAGCGTTTTTCCCGGCCTCACGGTCGCAGAGAACATCGCACTGGGCCTTGAAAAAACGGAATTCTGGAGGACGGTGGACTGGAAAACCCGCCGCCGGCGCGCTTCCGAGTTGCTGGAGCGGATCAGCGCGAAGATTGATCCCGATGCTGAGGCGAGTGAACTGACCATGCCTCAGCAACAGCTCATGGAAATCGCGCGGGCACTCGGCGCCAATGCCAAAGTCCTGATCCTGGATGAGCCAACTGCATGCCTTTCCGAAAAAAATACTGAAAGTCTTTTCCGCATTTTGCAAGAGTTGCGTACCCAGGGTGTGGGGATCATTTACATTTCTCATCGTCTGGATGAACTGGCAGTCATTGCCGATCGGGTAACAGTGCTGCGTGATGGTTCGGTCATCACCACGCGCTCCATGTCTGAGGTGAGCCGTCAGGAGTTGATTCATTTCATGGTTGGGAGGGAGCTCTCCGCGGTTTTCCCAAAAAAAACCGTCCCGCTTGGAGCAACGGTTTTGGAACTTCGCCAGTTCAAGCGCCCGAGTACGGGCGGCGCAGGAGTGAATCTTTCAATTCGAGCAGGTGAAATCGTGGGATTTGCCGGACTGGTGGGCGCCGGGCGGACCGGACTGGCCAAAACTATTTTCGGTTTAACGCCAGCGGAGTCTGGAGAGATTCTGGTACACGGCAAAGCCGTCAGCGTTCGTACTCCAGAAGAAGCGATCAGGCATGGTATTGCTTACCTGCCCGAAGACCGGCGCCATCACGGCGTGATTCCTCAGATGTCCATCAGCACGAATATTACGCTGGCTTCTCTCAACGCACTCGTGCGTCGAGGCGCCATCAACTTTCAAAGCGAAAGAGAGACAGCGATTGATTACGTGCGACGCTTCGCCATCAAGACGCCGGCAATTTTCGCTCCGGTGGCGACACTCTCCGGCGGCAACCAGCAAAAAGTCGTGCTGAGCAGGTGGCTGGCAACCAAGCCTGCAGTGTTAATCCTGGATGAGCCGACCCAGGGCATAGACGTGGGCGCCAAGTCGGAAATCCACGCATTGATGGGCGAGCTTGCGGCTCAAGGTATGGCCATCCTCATGATCTCTTCGGAGCTGCCGGAAATACTTGGAATGTGCGATCGGGTTGCCGTGATGTGCGCCGGCGTGATCGCCGGGATTCTGGAGCGCGATGAAGCTACGCAACAAAAAATTCTTGGGCTGGCGCTCGGGCATGGAGCCGGAGAAGCAATGACACCTGCGGCAGATGGCAGCGTTCTGTAA
- a CDS encoding ABC transporter permease → MSQHKQRRLSFYLNRYRRELAVMLAYAALLAVAALVAPSFFSAANWRDLIMNNIPVLVVAVGMTLVILVAEIDISVGSQFAVCSLTAAWLAKAGVPIILLIPCVLVVGAIIGSLNGVLVARLQLPSIIVTLATMAVWRNSSQWITQGAWVQDLPDNFQWFGLGQKTGEALIVAIAFAVFLIFAWGLRHLVAGRAVYAVGSDTEAARLAGISPKRAVFSVFILMGVLTGLAAILNAVRFSAVPSNAGVGLELKVIAAVVVGGTAISGGRGTLLGTFIGVALLGTIGNALTFAGINPFWEKAIQGAIILAAAVSDATLGQLKHGRFNFFCTALHQD, encoded by the coding sequence ATGAGCCAACACAAACAACGCCGTCTGAGTTTCTACCTCAACCGTTACCGCCGAGAGCTTGCGGTCATGCTCGCCTACGCCGCGTTGCTGGCTGTGGCCGCTTTGGTTGCGCCTTCGTTCTTCAGCGCTGCGAACTGGCGCGATCTCATCATGAACAACATTCCCGTACTGGTGGTTGCAGTTGGAATGACCCTGGTAATCCTGGTGGCGGAGATTGACATTTCAGTTGGCTCGCAATTTGCGGTATGCAGTCTGACGGCAGCATGGCTGGCGAAGGCTGGAGTACCGATCATCCTGCTGATACCGTGCGTTCTTGTTGTGGGTGCGATCATCGGTAGTCTGAATGGTGTTTTGGTGGCGCGATTGCAGTTACCTTCGATCATCGTGACGCTGGCAACCATGGCAGTGTGGCGCAACTCATCGCAGTGGATCACACAAGGCGCCTGGGTTCAGGACTTGCCGGATAATTTTCAATGGTTTGGCCTTGGCCAGAAGACTGGCGAAGCATTGATTGTGGCGATTGCGTTCGCCGTGTTCTTGATTTTTGCCTGGGGGCTGCGTCATCTGGTGGCCGGCCGTGCGGTGTACGCTGTTGGTTCTGACACAGAGGCAGCGCGGTTGGCGGGCATCAGCCCGAAACGCGCGGTCTTCAGCGTGTTCATCCTGATGGGTGTGCTTACGGGGCTGGCCGCAATTCTGAATGCGGTGCGCTTTTCAGCGGTGCCGAGCAACGCAGGTGTTGGCCTGGAGTTAAAGGTAATCGCTGCGGTTGTAGTCGGCGGGACTGCGATCAGTGGTGGACGCGGTACGCTGCTCGGAACTTTCATCGGTGTAGCGCTGCTGGGCACGATTGGTAACGCGCTGACGTTTGCCGGGATCAATCCATTTTGGGAAAAAGCGATTCAAGGAGCAATCATTCTGGCGGCAGCGGTTTCTGATGCTACGCTGGGACAACTGAAACATGGCAGATTCAATTTCTTCTGCACGGCCCTCCATCAAGACTAG